The window GATACTACAGATTTTGGGATCGATCCGATACCGAGTAAATACCCGGCCCGTTAAAAATATTCAGGATCATTGAAGCGATTTGTGAGTTTTTGGTGagaatgacaataaaacacaggacaaatatTTCGGCAAGCCCTATGCACACACTTAGAAGTTGATAGATAAGATATAaaagatatataaatataagatAGTGTTACAatatcaaaaaataataaaaatgatgccCTTATTCCCTTTTGTATTACAATAATATTGGTATTGAcctcataatataatattttggtATATTTAATATCAATATTTGTATTGATCCGCCCACCTCCAGTAAACAGTCGCGGCACGTGTAGTCACATGGTCATGTGTACATTGtctggttagtgtacaatatggtgcacgtcctgttattaatacactgcttgagtgcaactgtgttcttaatgtattttcatcCCAGAACTTCATGTATTAGCCTATTAACGTGCTaatgcatggaaacaggaagcggaagtcagctccaaTGCCCGTCAGCCTCTTTGTGAAGGCGGGGCTACCAGCTACTACAGTAGCTGCTCTATGCTCGCTACTACCTTTGGCATATGCCGATGGCTACTACCCTAGCTGCAGTTAGCtccgtgagccagcatacgctaacatgaatgacagcacaaaagtgaatgccacagtgtgggaaaatgtaggttttaaacagaatgaacacggtgagcgcatgGACACCtacgaccgacacggacagttttttCAACTGGGGGAAATTTACTTCTCATGACTACAATGAATGGAAaaaattgtcataaaaatgttgccATAATATCGAATATCGATAAGAATTTGtcgcacaattatcaaccagcaaaatgtgttatcgtaaCAGGCCTAGCTGTGTTATTTCTtggattcaatagtgtttcgcaccttctttatcaaaatgctagcacttgcagcttttttttggctcctttttgggttattttgcagccgtgatcaaaagaaaaccATCGCAATATATTAAGGCCGGCAAAGAAATTGAAATCTtgccacattttaatcttgcgagatctttgtgtgtgttttttacggaTGTGTTATGAAGCGGTGATCGCTGGTGCTTGTAAAGTGCACTCAGCCACTGGGtaacagggtttcccctaggattttatgaagctgtggtggtggcctgcatgggaggcggactgctgccgctgctgtgtcgctgtggcaagattttttttttttttaaatattcaaatttactgtcggtaataatgtcaacgttggggtcgttttcacaggcttgaacatcaaatgcattaattaactgtAAATGGGTTTCTTCCACTCCTtctctgtcaagtgccaacagggcagacaggtgattccggtgcatgtttttccaaaataaagtgcagtgaaacgtttttatgatatttgatcgATATTtgatttcaaattaattgtggtcaGTATGCTAATAGGCTAtagatgtacagtatctatatagcacaggggtgctcacactttttgaGCCTGTGGGCTACCGtgccccaaagatctacctcctactataaacagagaatgtataccgtatatatttatttatttattttatttacaaatatgagtatttatgtacattgaaAATGATCTACATCTTACTATAAGACATATAGCATATATCAAATCTAAGCAGTAaacaactactatactaaatactaacgattagtatttcacattcacagtttcaaagtttacaggtcatcaaaatagttgatattgtTCAGTAATTCAAATCATCTCCGCTTTTTTATGCAGCTGTGGCActagagcgaatcaggagggggcataatgtcagctgactggtgTCATATGACATCGAAGTGATGGTTATGAAGTAGGTGACACACGACCAACGCTACCTTCGCGATCGCCGTAATGGGCACCTCTTGTATTGCATATAcgtccattcatacactgtattatgtcacattgttttcacgttaaaaaaaaaatgatgatctGACTAATATTAAGTAACATTGACCAAATGTAGAGTTACTATAGCTTCTGCTTGGCAACAGCTGTCCCTGCTAGCCATTTCTGGTTTCCGGAAtgcctcgtgacacccctaatgtacaagcttttttaattgttttctgcatgtaaaactataagtgtaaaactgttttaaaaagtgttttgtcttaacatttttggctttctggaacaaattaattgcaTTTACGTTATTTCTCATGGGAAAGATTGATGCGGTTAGAGGATGTTCTGGTTAGAGTAGGATATTCTGgagcggattaatgacgctaaccaaggtttcactgaaAATGCATGATTTAGGCTAGACACACCTcaaatttgctcaaatatgcatatttgcgACCAGTAATAGGCCAagtcaaccgcaaaacagcgatgttttttttttttttttgccacgaAAGTCGAAGCGCAAAATGACAAGGGATAACTGAATTTCGCAATATGGATTTTAGGCCATATCACTCATCCCTATCTATATACTCTGCCATAGTATTAGAAAAGCATTCAAAGGGCTATTAGATACACTATACACCTTTTTAttgtgtgacacacacacacacacaccaacgtTTACAAACCTGAATATCAATGATGTTCCAattgacatattctttaccctTGGTAAGTAGCGCCAGTCTTCACCAGccagacatttcatcttttgttttcttaGGAATGAGTGATGACCTCTGTGGTGGTGTCAGATGGCGGTGGGAATATTGTGGAGTATGTTACCATGGTGGAGGAGCCACAACAGGTAAGACCCCACAACTGCTGTCATGATGCGCTCTTGGGAGGGAGGGCGGTATGAAATGAGCAGTTGTGCAAATCATTTCTGAGAGATTAACAGAGTACAGTCCATTCAGCTCTATGCCATGTTGGGCCATCAGATGTTAGGAAAATGAAATGACGTCCTTGTCGAATTTGCATAATTAGCCTTGATGCATATGCATGTAATTTAATGGCCACCATAGGCGAGATGAATAATGTTGTAGGAGCAACAGAATAATGGAaagcaaaataaatgttaaaaaatgctttcgtcttgttttttttttgtttttttttttaatgttccaaagACTGAACTGCCTGTGAGTGATTTGAGACGGAGGACGGGCCTACAGCAGCACCcactgcttgttgagaagagcgatacttTCTTTCATGTCAGCGTGCGCTGAGGAAGCGAGTAGGAAGCGCCAGCAAGCGGTTATTCGGAGATTGCGAGCGCAAGGAGAGTGATCATTATGCGTGTTGATTATggtttttatttgtgtggattTTGGCACCGATTTGACTCCATAATAGAGCTATAAGCTGGAACTATTCAACCAATAAGGAAGTTTAATTGACGAGAAATAAAATCAGACTGTTTCAACTGTCACTGTTGCAGTGTCTGCAGTGCATTGTTGCACTTTCGTAAAAAGAAGCACAGTAAACCAAAGGCTCTCAAAGTGTGACCCCGTCCGTTTTCGGctcgtttttttggggggggggtttggccTTAGCATATTCTAAACATAAAGTTAactcattattaatgagattaTATGATACTGCAGTTAGTTACAGTTACATTCTGAAATGACCCGCAAATAGCACAAAAATGCAAGTAATTGAGAGACCCATAAAAATCTATTTCTAAAAGTCTATTTTAATTGTAATAAAGCCTGGGTTGTGCTGCTAGCATTTAGGTGCCACCGTGTGCTGTGCTACGCCTCGCTGTCCAAACCGTCCTGCTAGCTTGAGGTTGACTGTGTTTGGTTAaatgtttgcaataaaagtgattgttgtaattattagattagatacaGCTACAATAACATTTCCCATCTCTTTAATTGCCGTTGTTCACTCTTGATGAAGGaaactaacaagctaaatgcatagaagcaCAATCCAAGCTTAAGCCCTATATTATGCTTCATGGACGCATTAAAGCATTTTAAATACTGTAGGTACTCGCCagtaatgaatgaaaatgaacgaTGATGAGGAAGATGAAACTTGCTGTGCGGAATGACAGTGATGAAGACATGTACGACAGAGCACGAGCTGGCgcttaaaatttttaaaacttGCTTTTATAGTGCTTAGGCATGGGCTGGTTACCAGTTTCGAGgtatggtatgaaaaagtcacgatttcaaaaccactaaaattatCCGTCATACCGTCATGCGGTATtggagaaagtggaggtccagcgcggccactatgtggaaatacaTTGTCATGCCCCGTGTTATTCCTCGccgtcggaactgggcttcgatgtgttgaagtcacaggcgtgtgctgtgttgccaaaagtcgggcaTAGATAGCACCGGCATGAGCCGCCTTGTTAGCACTGAGTTGCGCCgtcggtcgacatattactcacgttgAGGGTCACAAAATGTGGCGATGTGATTCAGAACTCGACAGGAGTCGAGTATAACGGTATAAACTAggtgtgtcacaagacactcagttgacacgacgatacacgagattgggtctgcgagacgagattttaacattatgttttaagaaaagtgcaatgaaaaaatgtttaaaatatatgacaatatattagggctgcagctataTCGAATACTTTAGTAATCGACtattctactgaaaatgtttttgatgaatcaaataattggaaaaaacacatttttccttGGTTAAAGCACCATTATAAATAcacgagaaaataaaacatttcactaaataatgaattaccaattggtttaatttttttaaataatcaacCGTTGTATTTCTTAAATACTGGCTGGTGTcacccatatacagtatactgtctctttgctttgtttgcttGTAGGCAGGCCGTGCCTcgcttgaaatatgtacagtgtagGAAATGGGACATTACATCGCGTTCAGTTGTTTTCGTTAGCCTGGACATGcacatgtgacacacacacacacacacacacacagtggaaaatgtgcaaaaatgcgGTCCATAAGGGCGGATTGTCCCGTGCAGGGCAGACTGAACGGTACATGGTAAAACCGTAAAATCTGCAAAATCCATAGTACTCAAAATTAAGGCTATAAGATTAattataacaaaaatagcttttaGTCTCAGGCTAGTCTACATGCATGAATATGTGCTTCCACATCACTGCAAACAAATAATGTGTTTGTATAATGTGGGAAAAGGgcatagtacagtacagtacagcagtGACCTACCAACTATACCTCTCACCTTTTTTGCATCTCTCTAAACTGTAGTGTGAGCAGCAGCCAgccgaggaggaggatgacgaaGTCATTCAGCAGGAGATAGAAGCAGTAATTGTGGATGGCGGTGAAGaggtggaggaagaggaaggtgtGGAAGTGCAGGATGATGGCTGTCCAGCAGTGATTGTGGAGGAGTTGCCTGGTGCCCAGGTGGAAGAGTGTTACTCTGCGCAGGTTCTGGTCTATGATGACGAAACTTACATCATGCAGGATGTGGCTGAGGAGCAGGAGGTGGTCACAGAAGTGGCAGAGACTGGTAAGagactatattattattattagggccaGGGCTTCAATGCATTCATTACGATGAAttaattacagaaaaaaataacacatttaaccGCACATTGAACATATagtctttgtttcttttttagtgGAGATGTCCGGTCAGGACATGGTGTGTTTTGATAAAACCTTTGAAGCAGCTGAAGCTCTTCTGCATATGGAATCTCCTGGAGGACTACATGGCCGCAATACAGGTAAACACTGGGGGTGTCACTAGACGAGACAAggtgatacacgagattgggtgtattccgttcatgccgttgtcctatggaacaaacgtgccaaggtgctgaaagcaatgcacagagtgaacccctcttcctgcctgtttggaggcgggagatgaggaaaacagacacatggcaatgtattgaggcaggcaaaatgatcaagttcattttcatttattgtgtgattaatttatttattatcgtcccaggcctagtgcccatttctgaatgagaaatcttgacgttttaatctcgcaagatcttttgacacaagatcttgtggcACCTCTCGTAAACACACTTGCATTCTTGCAAGCTCAGCCATCAGTGTGTATCAGCATTTCCTCCGTAATACTGCAACTAGGTCCTGATGTATTGTTTTCAAAAGATAATATCCCTCAATAAATATTTGTGGAGCTTTGCTAACCCGACACATCAGATCgtacagatttttattttttatttttttttgcaaagtcaTATGGGAATGAGAGAACAAAACTAGTCTGGTAAAGAAcgagaaacaaagacaaaaaaagcaaccttaaaatataataaattaaaaataaaatgatagtaATAACATGAAGTatataacaaaattaaataaaaataattaaatataaaaaaagatggTGATGGCACCATACTAAACTAATGGGAGGAGCAACCCAGAAATAATATCAGAACAGGTTTTTCTATTTCAACTCCAATCTGATGGTTTAGAAAAGTACTTTCATGTGTCATTTTTAAGCTCTTTATGTGCGTCACATCTACACGCATTGAAATAAAGGTTCAGTGTTCGTCGCGGGGGCATAAATGGCCAGACATTCTGGAGTGAGAAAATGGAATGAATGTTATTTGTTTGGACCCAGCAGAAGATGTGATGATGGAGACAGTGGTGGAGGTTTCTACAGAGTGTGGATCCATAGAGGAGGAGGAATCCTTCCCCATCCCGCCTGATTGTGAACCTGTTGCCAAGAAGAAGAGAGGAGGTCTGTGTCATAACACTCGTACTCGATAGTAACTGTTTGATATTTGATGTCAGAATATGCAGTGATGAGCAGACTAGTTGGGTGTAACTGTTGCAGAGGGAGAGTGCCAAGAAagttagaaaataataatataaaataaacctttttttaGGTGGACGTAAGACAAAGATGCATCAACCTCCATCCAATGGCTCCTTTGACATGGGGATAAAAAAGAGACCGAGGGAGGGAAAAGGTAGGACATTTgccttttatatgtttttatttatctttgaaATTGTCAAATCAAAAAATAAACGAGTTAATGTGACTTCTATGCagaaaatgtcagaaaaatTCTGATGAACACTAGTTTTACCATTAGAAAAAGTTGACCCGGAAGTCATACTTCATAGCCTTACAGGAGATCATCggtctacagtacatacaagttCCGTTCCTTCGACAGCGATGTGAGTCAGAACTTACATTAAATGATGCCTACATTAACACCTAAGTCGCTCACACTgaacacagaacacataaaggacatataaaatacaatactgaaacactaaatacaagaattaataCAACAGTTCTAAAAAAAGGAGAGAACTACTCCTTACTTTTATGCCTGTGGTTATCTTGCACACTAGatggggcgttgcaagggagggagagacaggcttcgaGAGAATGctgacaaccattcacacacatagAATTCTACACCATCTTTCATATATTTACTCCTCTACTTCCTCTCCGCCTTATTCCGCCTCATTTTTTGTCAGCTAACTCTTCCCACATTTcccaaccgattcaaaccagtTCAACGTAAatatgttcagctcattcaggacacgttGGCTGTCTATCAGGACTTTTGTGTGGTTGTTTCCCAACCCGATGGTTGGCGGTTTGATCCTTGATCCCACTGTAAACGTTCAActtaatttatacatttcaacattcattctccattttcactttcacattGGCTGTCAGAACTATTCtaaatattcccacatttttCATAATTCACTAtattctgtgacatttttccccattgaaaatgaatggacaatttaaatTTCGCATCCTGTTGGTGGAAATtagttttacatttaacattacatgtgACATTCTGCTTATTGTATGCACGGTGGCGTGGCTCAGGTTGgaggtcgtctcccaacctgatggtttctggttcgatcctcaatcggtgaatagatttcaaGTATATTagatttaaacatttatttcagtttagctgcagcttttcagcatccacacacaatttctactgaaattgcaTCATCTAGttagttctctttttctttgtgtacagtatgattcatttatgggagtgcgtcgTAACCACGAAACACGAGGACCGCCTGTATTTCTGAAATGATCATGGCAATGAATGTAGTGTGTCCCCTAGGTTTAAAGTAAGACAGACTTTTGTCATTTGAGCAAGGATGTAAACATGAAGCCAATTATAAAGAACACCACCTTCAAGCAAGTTGAAGTTTGCCTTTGACTACTTTTTCTGTGCAACTCCAGCTTTACCAACATAGGGCTAATAATATGTGGTCTAGTAAACTGCCTAATTATGCATATTATAGAAAGAGCGTCTTTttccagaattttttttttgtaattttaagaTTTTAAGAAAAATCATCTAATTTACAGGGCTatactgtactcacttttgtgaggtactgtGTATTGATTTGTGCATCATCAAAAAAGCTACAGCTGCTTGAAACTGGATTGAATATTCCTAGAATCGGGCCTTAAATCAccagaaaaaatatttgttcttATGTGCTTAGTTAAATCTCAGTGTCAGATCAAAGCAATTAGTGTTAGATTGGCTGACATTGTTTGCTTCTTCCAGGCAATACCACTTACCTGTGGGAGTTCCTACTGGAGTTGTTGCAGGACAAAAACACCTGTCCAAGATACATCAAGTGGATGCAGAGAGAAAAGGGCATCTTTAAACTGGTTGACTCCAAggcggtgtccaaactgtggggAAAACACAAGAACAAGCCTGATATGAACTATGAAACAATGGGTCGAGCCCTAAGGTCAGCcgttcaacacaaacaaaaacgtaGAATAAGCATTTCTGTTCAATATAAGCATTTTTGTAGAATATGATCAATCTTGTGTGTCCTTATGCAGATATTATTACCAGCGTGGCATCCTTGCAAAAGTGGAGGGTCAGAGGTTGGCCTACCAGTTTAAGGACATGCCAAAGAACATTCGCGTtattgatgataatgatgaaggCGAAGACAGTGAGGGCATGTTGTCCAGCCAGCAGGGTCCAGAAATCCTGGGCACAAACGTTCCTGCTGCCTCCCACTCTCAACAAACCTATGTCACCATCATCCCCAGTAATTCCACCACAAGGTTTGACACTACTCTCcttcatttaattttatttataaaccCTACTgactgaaatgtattttttttagatttttatttagCTCTGTATTGTAATCTTTCATTACTTAGCgattcgaattttgcggcttcactccatcacagtttttcaaaaatatatgttaatatgttataaagttaagcattttcaggcataaaatgAAGTAAGCTACAAATACAAGTCATTAAGAACGCGCATTGAAACTGTGCGGAAAACGTGTAATTGTCATATGTCTGTTATCACAAAACGATCatctgtggctcgtactattgcagcctgaaGTAATCcctgtgcagtgtagtgtcttgctctaATGTCTTGGGGAGTGTCCGCCACCACCTTTAATGTGTTTTGAGTATGGCTAAGTGAGATAGCTATCGAGTGCCTCTTGAAGCCGTGGTTGATGTccctatttcacacacaacttgcacgGAGTCAGCAGCCAACTTAAAACGCTGGGTTACATCAACAAGCACTAAAGCGCAACTTGCACAGCCTGAGtggcatgcacacaaacacagacactaGCAGGCTCCActaaaccaagctaacccagctagctgaTACTGGCTATTGCTGTATAAGGAATAGCAATAGCTGACTTACTAGTGGTGGCGAGAGAGAGTGTGAGAGGTTTTTTGCTGACTTAGCCGACTGTGAATGAGcagtccgctggggaaatatttccacacactCTTCTGCAAGCTCACCGTACCATGAGAGAGAAGTCCgtgcacagtgagggggaactaccgctgttgctacggagccgaatatccaactgcCAACATAAAATTAACAGCGACGGagacgaatatccaacgtccaacatgaaactaacttcaccaacgtgcacagtgaaccctcttgtcatccagcctgtgtggtaaacagaggaaagaggaaaacaaacatgcacgcacatgtcaatttatcgaggccaacAAAATGACCGGCTTTgttttttatcgttcgatttATTGactatcgtgacaggcctatttgtcacacttaaatgtttcagatcatcaaacaaatttcactattaatcaatgacaacacaactgaacacaaaatggactttttaagtgaaacttttcattattaagggagaaaaaaaatccaaacctacatggccctgtgtggaaaaagtgattgccccctaaacctaattagtggttgggccaccctttgcagcaacaactgcaggcAAGCGTCTACGATAACTGGCCCTCTCATtcttgcagaattgttgtaattcagccacattggaggatttccgagcatgaaccgcctttttaaggtcatgccacagcatctcgataggattcaggtcaggatttgactagaccactccaaagtcttcattttgtttttcttcggccattcagaggtggacttgctggtgtgttttggatcattgtcctgctgcagaactcaaGGTGATTTCATCTTGAGGTCACGGACAGATGGcgggacattctccttcaagatttttggtagacagcagaattcatggttccatttatcacagcaagtcttccaggtcctgaagcagcaaaacagccccagaccatcacactaccaccaccatattttactgttggtgtgacgttctttttctgaaatgcagtgttacttttatcccagatgtaatgggacacacacgttccaaaaagttcaacttttgtctcatcagaccacagagtattttcccaaaggtcttggggatcatcaagatgttttctggcaaaattgagacgagacttaatgctctttttgttcagtagtggttttcgtcttggaacactgccatgcaggccgccttatggtggagtcatgaacactggccttaactgaggcaagtgaggcctgcagttttttggatgttgttgtggagtcttttgtgaccccttggatgagtcgtcgctgcactcttgggataattttggctggccagccactcctgggaaggttcaccactgttccatgttttcaccatttgtggataatggctctcattgtggtttgctggagtcccaaagctttagaaatggctttataaccttttccagactcatagatgttttaacagggggggcaatcacttttcccacACAGGTccatttaggtttggatttgttttgcgcccttaatcataaaaagtgtGTCGAAGTGTCTTTGGGCAAGATGCTgaaacccccagttgctcctgatgctgctgaTGAGTAGTAAATCGCAGTGTCAAAGTCCTTTGAGTGCCTCTCACACGTGTACTCAGTAAACAAATGCAGTGCAGTCCAGCCTTAGACAATAGATAGTGCCCatgagaagccagagcttggaGACTTTATTCCGTGGTTAATGTCTCCTCTTTGGGAACATCGGGTCTTCCCGGTGAAATACGGAAATGGACGAAGACAAGGGAATAAGACGAAGCAGTGTGGGGGAAAGAGGCTCCAActtggaactattaatgctgcacttcagccaataaggaactttactataaatacaataatcattcacactcttcAAACTCTCTGCTGTTGCACTTTTCTGTTTTCGACAAAGAAacaatttcaatgtccaaagtgcggcctggtgGCCATGTCGGGCCCAcagccatttttttattggccctctgcatattctaaaaacaGAATAGCCAAATATTGACTATTGTCACCATTGAGTGCGTTCACACTAGTCAAATGTTCCGTGCTTTAGGTGTTAAAAGGGCCCTGGCACTGAACGATTGCCCAAATGTAAGTACACCCTAATTCATtgttaatgagatatattattagataaaacactaataacacaaagctaagatgcgcATGTTTTGTTTGATATGTTAGCATATAAT of the Dunckerocampus dactyliophorus isolate RoL2022-P2 chromosome 11, RoL_Ddac_1.1, whole genome shotgun sequence genome contains:
- the elf2a gene encoding ETS-related transcription factor Elf-2a isoform X2, with protein sequence MTSVVVSDGGGNIVEYVTMVEEPQQCEQQPAEEEDDEVIQQEIEAVIVDGGEEVEEEEGVEVQDDGCPAVIVEELPGAQVEECYSAQVLVYDDETYIMQDVAEEQEVVTEVAETVEMSGQDMVCFDKTFEAAEALLHMESPGGLHGRNTEDVMMETVVEVSTECGSIEEEESFPIPPDCEPVAKKKRGGGRKTKMHQPPSNGSFDMGIKKRPREGKGNTTYLWEFLLELLQDKNTCPRYIKWMQREKGIFKLVDSKAVSKLWGKHKNKPDMNYETMGRALRYYYQRGILAKVEGQRLAYQFKDMPKNIRVIDDNDEGEDSEGMLSSQQGPEILGTNVPAASHSQQTYVTIIPSNSTTRSIRTMPVVMTNSLGQVTLNSSPVLTTATGAPVTVASASAPPKLVIQALPTMLPTGSKAGEKITIITIPANQLATLMQANPSGQVTQLVQAKPVTAHLTQAGTKAATTSMVQLAAGTSVPQLILAKPQLSVQHVQSPPQLKKSSRSPSEATQSEGPPPTSQPAVAEESSAS
- the elf2a gene encoding ETS-related transcription factor Elf-2a isoform X1, coding for MTSVVVSDGGGNIVEYVTMVEEPQQCEQQPAEEEDDEVIQQEIEAVIVDGGEEVEEEEGVEVQDDGCPAVIVEELPGAQVEECYSAQVLVYDDETYIMQDVAEEQEVVTEVAETVEMSGQDMVCFDKTFEAAEALLHMESPGGLHGRNTAEDVMMETVVEVSTECGSIEEEESFPIPPDCEPVAKKKRGGGRKTKMHQPPSNGSFDMGIKKRPREGKGNTTYLWEFLLELLQDKNTCPRYIKWMQREKGIFKLVDSKAVSKLWGKHKNKPDMNYETMGRALRYYYQRGILAKVEGQRLAYQFKDMPKNIRVIDDNDEGEDSEGMLSSQQGPEILGTNVPAASHSQQTYVTIIPSNSTTRSIRTMPVVMTNSLGQVTLNSSPVLTTATGAPVTVASASAPPKLVIQALPTMLPTGSKAGEKITIITIPANQLATLMQANPSGQVTQLVQAKPVTAHLTQAGTKAATTSMVQLAAGTSVPQLILAKPQLSVQHVQSPPQLKKSSRSPSEATQSEGPPPTSQPAVAEESSAS